CATTTTTTATATACTTTTTTATTCTCTTTCTAGACATCGATGGTTTTTCCATAAACTTTTCCAGAATGCCTTTTACTGCTAATTCTGCACTATTGATTTCTTGATCAGAATCTAGCCCTTTCACTGCTACCCAGCAAGCAACATCATCCAGCTCCGCATAAGCAAAGTAATCTTTATTTTGCATAAATGAACCCGCTTCGGATAGAAAGCTTGTTTTGAAGTCGCTGTTTTCCTTTCTCATCATTCTCCTCCTTCTTCACTAACCTAATCAGATGCACATCTTAACAATCATTAAGCCCATGTCTTCTCTAATATCACAATGGTTGCATTGTCTTGATTTTTTAAACGTTTTTGTTCGACAGCTTTGATTATATTTTGAGCAATATCATAGGGAGGAGCGTGCTGAGAAAGGATTCTTTCCATTTCTACTTCTGTTAAGGTATCGTAGACGCCATCGCTAAATAGACAGACCTTATCCCCTCTTTTTAGCTGAATCGGTTTATTTCCAGTATCTAAATTTTTAAATCCCTCATATCCTAGATAGTTAATAAGTCTCTTTTTAAGTGGGTTTTCTTGAACTTCTAGTTGAGAAATTTCTCCTGAAATATAACGTTCTTTTAATACAGATTCAAAAATATGTTTTTGATTAATTGCTATAAATTCTCCATTTCGAAATAGCGTAATAACACTATCTCCAACAGCTCCCCAATGTAGGAAACCTTCCTTATCAATTACTGCAGCTACTAAAGTGGTTCCCCCATTAGAACCATTTAAATTTTCTACAATCATGCGATTACTTGTTAAGGCGGTTTCTTTAAAATAAGATTGTATATTTGCTATACTTTTTTGCTTCATAAACTCTTGAATAAATGTGGTAACTGCGATTGTACTTGCCATTCTGCCGTTGGCTAATCCGCTAATGCCGTCTGCAAGAACTGCCATCGTACCAACTTTTGTTTCAACTGTAGAGAAATAATCATCTTGTTCGGCTCGTCTGCCAATAGTTTGACCATTTCCTATTTCTATCTTACCGTGCTCTCCTTTATGCATAAGAAGCTTGCGTAGGATGAGCAAAGCAATGATGACGACGATGAAACTAAGTACAATTATGTAAGATAGTAGTGTCTGATCCATGTCTCATCATTCCTCGCCTTGGTTGTTTTCCCATTCGAAGTGAACACCACATAGGGGAATAAATAAAAACATACTTCTTCCTAATTGAATAACATCGTAGGCCGCTAACTCTGTTGGTGTATAAACTGCTTCATTATTTAAATAAGCCAAGCCAGATGCATCTCCTGGAAGAAGATAGAAATTTCTTTTTTTAGGATCGTATACTATAACTGCATGATTACGTTTGGAAATGCTATTATCACCGATTATTCGTATATGCATATCTTCTGCTCGCCCAATGAAATTTTTCTCAGACAAAATTCGATAGTCACGACCCATTGGTGGCCCTTCAATACAAACTAACCATCCAGTTACAGGGTCAATCCCGTCCATTTCTCCTAGATAGGGCATCGTTTTATCATCTACTTCTGCCACTGCTGTTGCTGTAGTAGTTCTAGGCTCCTGTTCAACCGTTACATTACAATAAGGACAAACATTTCTATGTCTTCTTGAACTAAACATGTGACCATTTGTACATCTAATCAAACTCATATCATTAACCTCCATCTTCATCTTGGCAACAAATCTAGCAACTTTTTATTTTGCTAAAATTCGTGTATTTGCTATGTATATAATATCGCCACTATTTAAGCGATAAGGATTTTCCTGTTTTAAACTACTTTTTACACGTTTGTGTGCTTTTTTTATACCGACACCATTTACAGAGTCTATGTCTTCTATGTACCACATACCAGATACACAATTTAAAACAGCATGTTCATAATTAATAAGCGATTCATATTCCGTGCCAGTTAAATCAATATCTACCTCTTGTTCACTAGAGCTTTTGCCAATCAACATGGAGGTTTTATCATTTAACAACCATTCTTCTACTTCCGCTCCACGTTCATTGAGCAATACAATTTTCTGAATATTTGTATCTGTATACTCATACATTGTCTCTTTTGCTTCGTATTTGATTAATCCATAAGCAATGATAATTATTGCCAGCATCGACCCAATAATAATTTTCAATAGAAAGTCCTGATTCATCACAAATACATATAAAATAAAAAAGAAGGCGATGATTACGATGATAATATCGATAATTTTTATCATCATTTGTCTATTTGCATTGTACGTGTTTACTTCTACAGTATTTTTCATATTATTCACGATAGCATTCTCCTCCTCGCTAATTTGTTTTATTTATTAAAAAATCGTTCGAATAAATCAGTTGTATCTAAAGGGTTTTTCTTTGCTGTTTTATGCAGTGTGGATGATGTTTCTTTCGTTTTTGGATTAAATCCAAAAAAATGTTCGAAATTTTTCTCAATATCATTCATATTAAATGCTTGTTGATGGGTAGTTGTTTGAGCTTTTGTTTTTGTCGAATGTTCATAGCTATGATCACTGTTTTTTGTCGTTCCATTCAGGCGAGCATCGTAGGCCTCTCTAGTAGACGTATCTTTCAATACTTTGTAAGCTTCTTGTACTTCTAAAAAAATTTTTTCGGACTCTTTATTGCCTCCACTTACGTCAGGATGATGCTTTTTGGATAATTTTCTGTATGCGAGCTTAATTTGATCTTGGGTGGCTTGTCTGCTGACGCCTAAAATTTCATAATGATTTTTCACTATTTTTCATCCCCTGTATTAGGATTATTCAAAATTATCTAAGGAACTATATAGTCCCTTAGATAATAGTGTGTTCTATCAAACTTCTACATTAAACAGCATAGCCGCCTTCGATTTTCGCTAAATCTGTTTTATCTTTCTTCTGCTTAATGAATAAGAAGAATTCACCAATACCTTCTGTGTCGCCATATCTTTCTGTATAGTCAACAACAAACGCATTTGGGAAGTGAATTTTTCGTACAACTTGATCAGCTGAGATAACTTCAAGTGTTACTTTACGGTAACAGTCCGACTTTTCAGCAGGTACTAATGACCATAATCCTAATTTCATCGTATCATCTGAATTATCACCATCTGTTGCTGTTAGGATTTTACCCTTTACTTTTAAAGTTGCACCCACATCTGTTGAGCGAGCGTTAGAGTCATTCGGTGTATCTGTTTCATACTCGACAGTCATAATGCTCTCTAATCCTAATTCAATTGCCTCTGAACCTTCTACTTTTAATACAAAACCCATTCTTATTCCCTCCTAATAGTTGTTGAATTCACTCTTTAAATCGTGCTTGATAAAATTGACCATATTTCTAGCTGACTTCATTTCTCGTATCGTTTTGCAAGAACGTAACGAGAAATATGTAAGGATTTTATCAAGCCCGTCATTTGAGTAAATTCATATTTATGTTAAAAGATTTGCTTAAATAACAAATCTTAAACATACGATTTAAACAATCGATGTCTGTAGTTTCTTCATGTTCGGTTTTTATGCTTTAACAGCACTTGTCCCTTTAGTAATCATGACTTCAAGATTTTTCACATTACCGTTAAATACAAGGTCGATTTGACATAAGCTTGTTTTCTCATCAATGATGTAGCCAATATCATCTCCATCATGAATGATCGAGTTTACATGCCCTTTATCATTTAGCCACTTACTTTTTTGACTACTTGGATTATTACTAAAGAAGCGAACGATATTCTCGTGCTTAAAGTCACCTGATTGGAATCTTAGAATTCTTTCAATATACGTACTAACTTGTGTTTTGTAGATTGAGTCGAATCCATCTTCTTCCATCGCCAAGCTTCTAGCTTTATATACTGTAATACGTTTAATATCTTTATCCTGCAGTTGTGCATTTTCAGATGAGAATACAAATCCAAAGCTTCTGCTATTAATCGCATCTTTAATATTATTTGTAAATCCAGATATTTCTTTCGCCATCGTAGTCACAGCACGTAATGAGTTGTCACCTGCTTCAATGTCAAAACGAACCCCCGGATAATTTCTCTTCACATTTCTAAATGATTCTTTTAAATACTCTGGACATTGATAAGCGGACACAATTCCTGCTGCTACATAGCTTGCGCCTACATATACACCCTCGATCCAAAGTTTTAAAATATCTTCTTTTTCTTTTGATAGTCGCGCACCATTCTCCGTTGTCTGCATTCTTGTATCAATGACAACTCCAGACTTATCTTTCGGAATTATAGTAAAGTTTGGCAAGCAAGGGATTGCAAATTCACTATAATCTTTGCGAACGAGCACCGAACATTTATCGATTAAACGGTCAATACCTGCCGTAGCGATACCATTAAACGTTGTCTCTTCTTCAGCCATAAAATTAAAGAATATTTGGACTTTATAATCTTTGACTGTATCCAGAAGACTAGATAAAGATTCCATCGTGTTGCCTTCCTGCTTTGCAACTTTTTCATTTCCTTTAAATCGAGATCTAGTCACTTTCATCTTTCCAGAAGCTTCAAGTTCAAGTGATGGGACGATTCCATACCATACTGTATCCGTAAAATCATTTTTCGAGTTGACAGTATTTAAATACGTGCGCAATCTTGGCAAATTATTACTTTTAACAAGCATATCTAGTTTTGTATTTGTAACTAATAGCGAAGGTTGCATCCCTTTATTTTTAGTTGCATATTGGTCAAAGTACATTTTGACTCCCAGTAGCTTTTCAACTAATGGCTTTACTGTCTTTACAAATTCATCCTTAGCATCCTTATAGAATTCTAGGTATGTATTGTAATTTTGTACTTCTGTTTCAACATCAAAATCCGCTTTCACTGATGGTAAAGGGGAAAATGTTCTTACGACTAAATCCTTTACATAAGAAGATGGGGATTCTGTGATTGCTTCATAGTCTTCTTCGAAAACAGTACTTAAACCATAATTACTATTTTCTTCAATAACCATCAGCTCTGATGAATTCGTTTGAGGTGCTTCAATAATTTTTAATTCACCCGTGTCCCCAATAGTAAGTGTTCCAATTTGTAACTTTTCGGACTCATTTTCCTCCTGATTAGCACCTAGCAAAAGTCTTGTTTTAATATCTTCAATTGCTAATGGCAACATGGCCATAACATTGTTATAGTTTCTGCTGGCAACCTCGAACATCAGATTTAACTTATCTCCAGTGTCTAGCTTCTTCGGATCACCATCGTCTAACTTGTCATATTCACCATACAAGTAATGAATTTCTTTTCTTACTTGGCGTATATCATCCATTACTTTTTTAGGAGAAATCATGTCTAATAGATTTTCAAATTTAAAATCTACATTCGTAATTCCTTGGCTTCGTTTCGTATCAATAAGGGTGAAAAGCATTTTCAAAAAATCATTGTTTTGATCAATCGCGATTTCAGAAATGCAATCGTCTTGAATGCCTTCTGGTTTTTTTAGCGTATACATTACTTTTTGATTAGCAGCATTGTAGAATGAATAAACCGTTGGAGAGAATTTATCTAAAAATTCATCGAAGCTTTTTACAAGTAGATATTGATTTATTTCTTTGATTTTCTCATCGCTTAGACTATCAATTCCTTTAACATCCCCAACAAGTGTAATTAAATCTAACTTTTCCGGATTAATTTCCTCAAAGAGCATCGTTCTGTTTGTTTGATTAATAATCTCCATTTTTTCGGCTGTAATGTACAGCCATCCCTCCCTTAATAATGGATTAAATAAGCATAGTCATTAGTGAAGTCATTAAAAATCTTTAAAAATTCCTATTTAAAACTTTTTAGTTATTTTATGTAAATAATTAGGCGTTAGAATCCCTTTTATTTTAGATTTTTAATGCATCATCAAGCATAGTTTAAATTCGTATATGGTATAGATAATCTATAGTACCTGATGTTTAAAATATGTACTGTCTACTTCACTGATGAGTAAAATGGCTTCACTAAAATTCCGTTAAATGAACCCTTCACTAATAACAATTTGTATCACAAAGTAACTATACAATATCTTATTTTATTGTCAATATTTACATTGGTACTTTTTTCTATTAATGTACTGTTATTAGTAATTTTTAACCAAAAGAAAAAAGCACAATTTAAACTTACTAAATTTTTAAAAAACACTGATATATCAATAAAAAAACAGCCTATGGATTCATTATAAAAATTCCAAAAGCTGTTTCATATTTATAATTATGTAAATAAAAAATGATTAATAAGGATTAAAATTGATATCCAGGTGGCTATTTATTATTATATCACGCTAAGTAATTTTGCATTTTTTGTTTAAATTTCTCAATTAGTATAGCTATTTCCACCCATTTCAGTGAGGAGCACCGTTTTTTTGGCTCGACTATTAGGCACCACTTAATGATTTTCGCCATTACTATACTCACATTTTTATTATAGTTCCTTATATTCACCAGCTGGTCATCAATCACTCTTTGCGAAATATCTAGTGGCACAATATTTGTC
This DNA window, taken from Lysinibacillus sp. FSL M8-0337, encodes the following:
- a CDS encoding FHA domain-containing protein, which codes for MSLIRCTNGHMFSSRRHRNVCPYCNVTVEQEPRTTTATAVAEVDDKTMPYLGEMDGIDPVTGWLVCIEGPPMGRDYRILSEKNFIGRAEDMHIRIIGDNSISKRNHAVIVYDPKKRNFYLLPGDASGLAYLNNEAVYTPTELAAYDVIQLGRSMFLFIPLCGVHFEWENNQGEE
- a CDS encoding protein phosphatase 2C domain-containing protein, encoding MDQTLLSYIIVLSFIVVIIALLILRKLLMHKGEHGKIEIGNGQTIGRRAEQDDYFSTVETKVGTMAVLADGISGLANGRMASTIAVTTFIQEFMKQKSIANIQSYFKETALTSNRMIVENLNGSNGGTTLVAAVIDKEGFLHWGAVGDSVITLFRNGEFIAINQKHIFESVLKERYISGEISQLEVQENPLKKRLINYLGYEGFKNLDTGNKPIQLKRGDKVCLFSDGVYDTLTEVEMERILSQHAPPYDIAQNIIKAVEQKRLKNQDNATIVILEKTWA
- a CDS encoding transcriptional regulator, which codes for MEIINQTNRTMLFEEINPEKLDLITLVGDVKGIDSLSDEKIKEINQYLLVKSFDEFLDKFSPTVYSFYNAANQKVMYTLKKPEGIQDDCISEIAIDQNNDFLKMLFTLIDTKRSQGITNVDFKFENLLDMISPKKVMDDIRQVRKEIHYLYGEYDKLDDGDPKKLDTGDKLNLMFEVASRNYNNVMAMLPLAIEDIKTRLLLGANQEENESEKLQIGTLTIGDTGELKIIEAPQTNSSELMVIEENSNYGLSTVFEEDYEAITESPSSYVKDLVVRTFSPLPSVKADFDVETEVQNYNTYLEFYKDAKDEFVKTVKPLVEKLLGVKMYFDQYATKNKGMQPSLLVTNTKLDMLVKSNNLPRLRTYLNTVNSKNDFTDTVWYGIVPSLELEASGKMKVTRSRFKGNEKVAKQEGNTMESLSSLLDTVKDYKVQIFFNFMAEEETTFNGIATAGIDRLIDKCSVLVRKDYSEFAIPCLPNFTIIPKDKSGVVIDTRMQTTENGARLSKEKEDILKLWIEGVYVGASYVAAGIVSAYQCPEYLKESFRNVKRNYPGVRFDIEAGDNSLRAVTTMAKEISGFTNNIKDAINSRSFGFVFSSENAQLQDKDIKRITVYKARSLAMEEDGFDSIYKTQVSTYIERILRFQSGDFKHENIVRFFSNNPSSQKSKWLNDKGHVNSIIHDGDDIGYIIDEKTSLCQIDLVFNGNVKNLEVMITKGTSAVKA
- a CDS encoding DnaJ domain-containing protein, with the translated sequence MKNHYEILGVSRQATQDQIKLAYRKLSKKHHPDVSGGNKESEKIFLEVQEAYKVLKDTSTREAYDARLNGTTKNSDHSYEHSTKTKAQTTTHQQAFNMNDIEKNFEHFFGFNPKTKETSSTLHKTAKKNPLDTTDLFERFFNK
- a CDS encoding FHA domain-containing protein, with protein sequence MKNTVEVNTYNANRQMMIKIIDIIIVIIAFFFILYVFVMNQDFLLKIIIGSMLAIIIIAYGLIKYEAKETMYEYTDTNIQKIVLLNERGAEVEEWLLNDKTSMLIGKSSSEQEVDIDLTGTEYESLINYEHAVLNCVSGMWYIEDIDSVNGVGIKKAHKRVKSSLKQENPYRLNSGDIIYIANTRILAK